A stretch of the Panicum virgatum strain AP13 chromosome 9N, P.virgatum_v5, whole genome shotgun sequence genome encodes the following:
- the LOC120687821 gene encoding mucin-12-like isoform X7, whose protein sequence is MDHDDSDFQSQNFQLVGEDSNRFPSGLRPFALPKLDIEDQLQGHLRFDNLIDSEAFFSVQGHESNWIEVLSTGSSVVDFSSSAAESCSKTNNVWSEATSTESVEMLLKSVGEIETTGNMDSNAHLQLSAMDSQIDQSNVHPDSTSSPTDSTVVPTEKDQSQSTHSRMTDGPDHSQSTHSRMAADPSNTDPQLERFAPFLMDKKSEQAAASVAEKCIASEKLSSSINTSGSCPAVGGYFEGVQDDLSLDKLNVPSAEVNSRNLNNEPFTGLAPLQNIYVTDSYHFEQDNKESEVDVAPQDSEVCHFNENKVEGGLTESLGTVNLSSQVSNETLLPESSDGLLEAITNPLKLHRSDGTCNIVNSTLQLSFSPVQHETEGLSSSVDRSNELIINEFGVSSNSAPSHRSEADSRNSNPHLVSSLSPKRKVADATGVPEETMNAGANSTNISCTGDESKLEVLEHNKDSVDNLESGAMEEKTMDKIPVVSGNMEQMVENNHEENASGATDTSKDKVESSDSIAPENSSADAFNASEDPKIPSINHEGSFNECDTPGIEEEPESSHLVLSTSGPHEKMSAPVISSSSGIGITSTTVTDTFGTPADKNGCSIGVSAADSSALPDERDLIVSTMNHEVPSKEGAKSALGDEDNNVISPGSEPGGVMSAVPVDSNTDVYGSTVSVAKKEEYTEQANSLGGSTTAETQDKSGNHPDASSPKCQTDKSLIQGEQHTDPATPPALGISSGNVAEKVVETPQNASNDLNARVQADAVLNHGTDHSPGTVTSQGKVGSSIVEPGNGNGIRTSATCGSPSVISCSEPSPQEGGQGSNALLHHTPLDVQSGDPKDCEANADAAQSSKQCSTRNLESALGSEETNTAGGDRSFSFEVGAPPNASEKAHSPVWSPFPRYTASQSTEMTPENPQPGSSLKSISDVSKETSIAKAGKEQLSERKVAESAGGPSDNSNIGDSTKSSSSPPEKSQQHPTPEPSDLVKFPFTDPQHLQLRAQIFVYGALIQGTPPGEAYMVAAFGESVGGGGKPTWEAAWRAALERFQYQKSLYTGLETPTSSRIGSSVPDKANKSTAVRTAPASKKGGKTVVPAHSTATLHGTFSVPLGSSTFNLQRGTHLDFSQAVSPFTYNSHMRQSSPGVAPWYTQSPGPRPAPWLIPPQNLIFDSSMQAAGPTNETAKGASSKIISISHTVSPVLVPPSSAPSIVSSAAVVNDEKQKAPASSSKKGTASQKPRKRKKASASPEQQSVIASPQLKADVTSSIPATNHTSGFTLSTHSPSNALVSRVVPNTGQLTSIPNYQITGGMDSEQGIIFSEQIRSAIEQSTVQAKGASMHSVEAVRHKEGIWSHLSTISKNKLPREVEEKLTSAAAAAEAAVSVAKAAAEAAKMASEAALQAKMMAEEALSSSTSLKSMHHEAGEVGISSNPPGQSSSTPASSLKSKENSRTPGSILSVARKAARKRVEEASAATKRAENLDAILKAAEFAAEAVFRAGTIIGMGEPLPFTLRELLEAGPDGYWKSESVRNKAGSGNHNPVTETLEVDAPANFSKSGRKRGRKPKYDQALPNSEPSSSGKELLPEGIHSGHGVEDVPTTMALDSNKNSTAPVNIIWNGIEKGSAVEVLSDKGGFGVAWFSAKVVDINENNTFVSYHNHNGTGPHEEQVPLRQDGDKPPQIRLPYPATLSKFKTRKRRRETAGSCLWVIGDHVDAWVNDSSWREGVIAQNYEGDETKYVVQFSVGGGGESLVVDAWNLRPSRVWKDGQWTEWSSARERKSKSNKGDSPLEKRQRTDLLQAGGDLSTVGEAGGPSKDKNTNNTKKPEELKQLALSQEEMVFNVGKSVVENKSDALAFKRPGLQKEGSKVVYGVPKHGKKKKFMEVSKHYDVGQSDKISEGNASSRFAKHSMPQLPRPRENTSKVDHNRGRRVAEMRSRIPKPTKSQNVAANSVPDEDSLPKSIPNSGVSERSFTLAESNTSTSNTKKPTVEKNNSALGTGPRTVVPSVSEMQPAYTDPTSKQNVSTNNRAKRKYVPPVGNVNRSTLRTCEKTSSDSGEPQRTSSDSAEPRRSNRRIQPTSRLLEGLQSSLIISKVPGEKVPRSNYKSASSRGRAHG, encoded by the exons ATGGATCATGATGATAGCGATTTTCAGAGCCAAAACTTTCAACTAGTTGGTGAAGACAGTAACAGGTTCCCTTCAGGTTTGCGGCCATTTGCACTCCCAAAACTTGATATCGAGGACCAGCTACAAGGCCATCTTCGATTTGATAATTTGATAGATTCAGAAGCATTTTTCAGCGTGCAAGGGCACGAGAGTAATTGGATTGAGGTTTTGTCTACCGGAAGCAGTGTTGTTGATTTTAGTTCCAGTGCTGCTGAATCGTGCTCGAAAACTAATAATGTCTGGTCAGAGGCAACATCCACAGAATCTGTGGAAATGTTATTGAAATCAGTGGGAGAAATTGAGACAACTGGTAACATGGACAGTAATGCACACCTTCAGTTAAGTGCTATGGACAGCCAAATCGATCAGTCGAACGTGCATCCTGATTCCACTAGCTCTCCAACAGATAGTACTGTAGTGCCAACCGAAAAAGATCAGTCTCAGAGCACTCATTCTAGAATGACTGATGGTCCTGATCATTCTCAGAGTACTCATTCTAGAATGGCTGCTGACCCTTCAAACACCGATCCCCAGCTTGAGCGTTTTGCTCCTTTCTTGATGGACAAGAAATCTGAGCAGGCAGCAGCTTCTGTTGCTGAGAAGTGCATAGCAAGTGAGAAGCTGTCCTCTTCAATTAACACATCAGGAAGCTGCCCAGCTGTTGGCGGCTATTTTGAAGGAGTTCAGGACGACCTTTCTCTGGACAAACTCAATGTACCCTCCGCCGAAGTAAATTCTAGGAACTTGAATAATGAACCTTTCACAGGGTTGGCTCCCCTTCAGAACATATATGTCACTGATTCATATCACTTTGAACAGGATAATAAAGAATCGGAGGTTGATGTTGCACCTCAGGATTCGGAGGTATGCCATTTTAATGAAAATAAAGTTGAAGGAGGACTAACTGAGTCTTTGGGCACTGTGAACTTGTCCAGTCAGGTTAGCAATGAAACTCTATTGCCAGAAAGTTCTGATGGATTGCTAGAGGCCATTACAAATCCACTTAAGCTGCACAGAAGTGATGGTACTTGTAATATAGTCAACAGCACTCTTCAACTATCTTTTTCCCCAGTGCAACATGAAACTGAAGGTCTGAGTAGTTCAGTTGACAGGAGCAATGAACTCATCATCAACGAGTTTGGTGTTAGTTCAAATTCTGCTCCATCTCACCGATCTGAGGCAGACTCACGAAATTCTAATCCTCATCTTGTCAGTTCTCTGTCTCCCAAAAGAAAGGTTGCTGACGCCACTGGTGTTCCTGAAGAAACAATGAATGCTGGAGCCAATAGTACAAATATCAGCTGTACTGGTGATGAATCAAAACTTGAAGTATTGGAGCACAATAAAGATTCTGTTGATAACCTAGAAAGTGGTGCCATGGAAGAAAAGACAATGGATAAAATACCTGTAGTTTCAGGAAATATGGAGCAAATGGTGGAAAATAACCATGAAGAAAATGCTAGTGGTGCTACAGACACATCAAAAGATAAGGTTGAATCTTCTGACAGTATTGCACCCGAAAACTCTTCAGCTGACGCTTTCAATGCTTCAGAGGATCCAAAAATTCCCTCAATAAATCATGAGGGGTCATTCAATGAATGTGATACTCCTGGTATAGAAGAGGAGCCTGAAAGCTCGCATTTGGTCCTTTCTACTTCTGGGCCTCATGAGAAAATGTCAGCACCGGTGATCAGTTCAAGCAGTGGCATTGGCATCACTTCTACCACTGTTACTGACACTTTCGGTACTCCAGCAGATAAAAATGGCTGTTCAATAGGTGTTTCTGCTGCTGATTCTTCTGCTTTACCAGATGAGAGGGATTTGATTGTGTCCACGATGAATCATGAGGTGCCATCCAAGGAAGGTGCTAAATCCGCTTTAGGAGATGAGGACAACAATGTTATTTCTCCTGGCTCTGAACCAGGTGGGGTAATGTCAGCTGTGCCTGTGGACTCAAACACTGATGTTTATGGTAGTACTGTTTCTGTTGCAAAAAAGGAGGAATACACAGAGCAGGCTAATTCTCTGGGTGGTTCAACCACAGCAGAAACTCAGGATAAATCAG GTAACCATCCAGATGCTTCTTCACCAAAATGCCAGACTGATAAATCTTTGATACAAGGTGAGCAACATACAGATCCAGCCACACCACCTGCATTAGGTATCTCAAGTGGCAATGTTGCTGAAAAGGTTGTAGAAACTCCCCAAAATGCAAGCAATGATTTGAATGCACGTGTGCAAG caGATGCAGTATTAAATCATGGTACAGATCATAGTCCTGGTACTGTTACTTCCCAGGGCAAGGTAGGCTCAAGCATAGTGGAACCTGGCAATGGTAATGGAATCCGTACCAGTGCTACATGTGGCTCCCCTTCAGTGATTAGTTGCTCCGAACCCTCTCCCCAGGAAGGTGGACAGGGCAGCAACGCACTACTTCATCATACACCACTAGATGTGCAGTCTGGGGATCCAAAAGATTGTGAAGCCAATGCTGATGCTGCTCAGAGCTCAAAACAATGTTCTACCAGAAATTTAGAATCTGCTCTTGGTTCTGAGGAGACTAATACAGCAGGAGGTGATAGAAGCTTCTCATTCGAGGTGGGAGCTCCACCAAATGCTTCTGAGAAAGCTCATAGCCCTGTTTGGAGCCCGTTCCCTAGATACACAGCTTCTCAGAGTACCGAG ATGACCCCAGAAAATCCTCAACCTGGAAGTTCATTGAAGAGTATCAGTGATGTTAGTAAGGAAACATCTATTGCAAAAGCTGGTAAAGAACAGCTGTCAGAAAGGAAAGTGGCTGAAAGTGCTGGGGGCCCGTCAGACAACTCTAACATTGGTGATAGCACTAAGAGTAGCAGTTCACCGCCAGAGAAGTCACAGCAGCATCCAACCCCTGAGCCTTCTG ATTTGGTGAAGTTTCCATTCACAGATCCACAGCATTTGCAGCTACGTGCACAGATTTTTGTTTATGGAGCTCTTAT TCAAGGAACACCACCAGGAGAGGCTTACATGGTGGCAGCTTTCGGAGAGTCTG TAGGTGGTGGTGGTAAACCTACATGGGAGGCAGCTTGGCGAGCTGCTCTTGAAAGATTTCAGTACCAAAAATCACTTTATACTGGTTTAGAGACCCCTACAAGTTCACGTATAG GTAGTTCCGTGCCTGACAAAGCTAATAAGAGTACAGCAGTTAGAACTGCCCCAGCTAGCAAAAAGGGTGGGAAAACTGTGGTACCAGCACATTCTACTGCAACCCTGCACGGAACTTTTAGTGTGCCTCTTGGTAGTTCTACGTTTAACCTGCAACGAGGTACTCATCTGGACTTTAGCCAGGCAGTATCACCATTTACATATAATTCACACATGAGGCAGTCGTCTCCTGGTGTTGCCCCCTGGTATACTCAGAGCCCTGGACCACGTCCTGCACCCTGGCTGATTCCACCACAAAACTTAATTTTTGATTCATCGATGCAAGCAGCTGGTCCTACAAATGAAACTGCAAAGGGGGCATCATCCAAAATCATATCCATTTCGCATACTGTTTCGCCTGTTTTAGTTCCACCTAGTTCGGCACCTTCTATTGTTTCTTCAGCGGCGGTTGTGAATGATGAAAAACAGAAGGCACCAGCTTCTAGCTCTAAGAAGGGAACAGCATCACAAAagccaagaaaaagaaagaaagcttCAGCAAGTCCAGAACAGCAATCTGTCATTGCCTCCCCTCAGCTCAAAGCAGACGTTACGTCTTCTATTCCTGCCACTAACCACACATCAGGATTCACTTTATCTACCCATTCTCCAAGTAATGCTTTGGTTAGTAGGGTTGTTCCTAACACAGGTCAGCTCACCTCTATACCTAACTACCAGATCACTGGTGGTATGGATAGTGAGCAAGGAATCATCTTTTCGGAACAGATCCGGAGTGCAATAGAACAATCAACTGTACAAGCGAAAGGTGCAAGTATGCACTCAGTGGAGGCAGTTAGGCATAAAGAAGGCATATGGAGCCATCTATCCACAATCTCAAAAAACAAGTTACCTCGTGAAGTTGAAGAGAAGCTTACCtcagctgcagctgctgctgaagCAGCAGTTTCTGTTGCAAAGGCAGCTGCAGAAGCTGCCAAGATGGCATCAGAGGCTGCATTGCAGGCGAAGATGATGGCAGAGGAAGCACTTAGCTCTTCTACATCTCTAAAGTCCATGCATCATGAAGCTGGTGAAGTTGGTATCAGTAGCAATCCACCTGGCCAGTCAAGTTCAACACCAGCATCATCTCTGAAAAGTAAGGAGAACAGTCGTACCCCGGGTTCCATCCTTTCAGTGGCACGGAAGGCTGCTAGAAAGAGGGTTGAAGAGGCATCTGCAGCTACAAAACGTGCAGAAAACTTGGATGCCATACTGAAAGCTGCGGAGTTCGCTGCGGAGGCTGTGTTCAGAGCTGGAACTATTATTGGAATGGGTGAACCACTACCTTTTACTCTAAGGGAGCTTTTAGAAGCTGGCCCGGATGGCTACTGGAAGTCTGAGAGTGTGAGGAATAAAGCTGGAAGTGGTAATCACAATCCAGTAACAGAAACATTGGAGGTAGATGCACCTGCTAATTTCAGTAAATCTGGCAGAAAGCGTGGTCGGAAACCTAAGTATGATCAAGCACTACCAAATTCGGAGCCATCTTCAAGTGGCAAAGAATTGCTGCCAGAAGGAATACACTCAG GACATGGGGTTGAAGATGTTCCCACCACTATGGCACTTGATAGTAACAAAAATAGTACAGCACCAGTAAACATTATCTGGAATGGCATTGAAAAGGGATCTGCTGTTGAG GTCTTATCTGACAAGGGTGGGTTTGGAGTAGCTTGGTTTTCTGCCAAGGTTGTTGATATAAATGAAAATAACACATTTGTCAGCTATCACAACCACAACG GAACTGGTCCTCATGAAGAACAGGTGCCATTGAGACAAGATGGGGATAAACCGCCTCAAATACGTCTTCCTTACCCTGCTACCCTTTCTAAATTCAAAACTAGGAAACGTCGCAGGGAAACAGCAGGGAGTTGTTTATGGGTTATTGGAGATCACGTAGATGCTTGGGTCAATGATAG CAGTTGGCGTGAGGGAGTTATTGCTCAGAATTATGAGGGTGATGAGACAAAGTATGTTGTACAATTTTCAG ttggaggtggtggtgaGTCATTAGTTGTTGATGCTTGGAATCTTCGTCCATCACGTGTTTGGAAAGATGGTCAATGGACAGAGTGGTCCAGCGCAAGAGAAAGGAAATCTAAATCTAATAAG GGTGATTCACCTCTTGAGAAACGCCAAAGGACAGACCTGCTTCAAGCAGGTGGCGATCTATCTACTGTTGGTGAAGCAGGGGGTCCCTCCAAGGATAAGAATACTAACAATACAAAAAAGCCGGAGGAGCTAAAGCAATTGGCTTTGTCTCAGGAGGAAATGGTTTTCAACGTTGGGAAGAGTGTAGTTGAAAATAAATCTGATGCTCTTGCATTCAAACGGCCTGGATTGCAGAAAGAAGGATCAAAGGTTGTCTACGGTGTTCCAAAACatggaaagaagaagaagtttaTGGAAGTAAGCAAACATTATGATGTAGGCCAATCTGACAAGATTTCCGAGGGCAATGCATCTAGCAGATTTGCAAAACATTCAATGCCACAATTGCCAAGACCGCGTGAAAATACCTCCAAAGTTGATCACAATAGAGGAAGGAGAGTAGCTGAGATGAGGTCTAGAATACCTAAACCCACAAAGTCACAGAATGTTGCAGCTAACAGTGTTCCTGATGAGGATTCCTTGCCCAAGTCCATTCCAAATTCTGGTGTTTCTGAAAGGAGTTTTACTTTAGCAGAAAGTAACACAAGCACCTCGAACACCAAGAAGCCCACTGTAGAAAAAAATAATTCTGCGTTGGGCACGGGCCCTAGAACTGTAGTTCCTTCTGTTTCTGAAATGCAACCGGCATATACTGATCCTACTTCCAAGCAGAATGTGTCCACTAACAATCGAGCTAAAAGGAAATATGTTCCTCCTGTGGGTAACGTGAACAGAAGTACGCTTAGAACCTGTGAAAAGACTAGTTCTGATTCTGGTGAGCCCCAAAGGACTAGTTCTGATTCTGCTGAACCCAGACGATCTAACCGGCGAATTCAACCAACTTCGAGG TTACTAGAGGGTTTGCAAAGTTCCCTCATAATCTCCAAAGTTCCTGGGGAGAAGGTTCCAAGGAGCAATTACAAAAGTGCTTCGTCAAGAG GGAGAGCTCATGGCTGA